The following coding sequences lie in one bacterium genomic window:
- a CDS encoding PilZ domain-containing protein: MKNKKITDSEKRKYLRFGYPFFIRIRKKGEKEGLNRKGQSVITFKEFKENNISISKNISVEGICFTTSKDYPPNTLVLLEVFSPTRKVPFNILAKIKWRKERVVKSSLECIYDVGVEFLKIDADGEFHDLLEQLVNSKLEKILL; this comes from the coding sequence ATGAAAAATAAGAAAATAACGGACTCGGAAAAAAGAAAATATTTAAGGTTTGGTTATCCTTTTTTCATTCGTATAAGGAAGAAAGGGGAAAAAGAGGGACTTAATAGAAAAGGGCAATCTGTTATAACGTTCAAAGAATTCAAAGAAAACAATATCAGTATATCCAAGAACATATCCGTAGAAGGTATCTGTTTTACAACAAGCAAGGATTATCCTCCCAATACTCTTGTGCTTTTGGAAGTTTTTAGCCCCACGAGGAAAGTGCCATTTAACATATTAGCAAAAATAAAATGGAGAAAAGAAAGAGTTGTAAAAAGCTCTTTAGAGTGCATCTATGATGTAGGAGTGGAATTCTTAAAAATAGATGCGGATGGTGAATTCCATGATTTACTTGAACAATTGGTAAACAGCAAATTAGAAAAGATTCTGTTGTGA
- a CDS encoding UDP-N-acetylglucosamine--N-acetylmuramyl-(pentapeptide) pyrophosphoryl-undecaprenol N-acetylglucosamine transferase, with product MSNRIIIAVGSTGGHFFPGLRIACHAREKYGIESIFLGPIKSKFQTILKAENFGFVNLSIPHAQKNIITTIFIYYVTILRAIVKSFIFLCRMRPKLVIGMGSFGSFPACISAYLLKVPLFLHEQNIIPGKANKFLAKFSHKIFLAFPGSSFYPAKTLVVGNPVVKCELDLDKQNCYKKFGLDTDKKTLLIFGGSQGAFSLNTWVVNILPQIANFKNWQVIHIAGDADCKRVKEKYINSKIHSVVLPFLFPMDCAYLISDLAIARGGALSLCELSFWGIASLIVPYSYAKDNHQEHNAFYFQKKGGAYLLKTTDVQNGRIPKILQELLKDSVQLEQMGKKMKGIMQNDALERICEEIYKYIK from the coding sequence TTGAGCAATAGGATAATAATAGCGGTTGGCTCTACAGGCGGGCATTTTTTCCCAGGTTTGAGAATAGCCTGCCATGCAAGAGAAAAATATGGCATAGAGTCCATATTTTTAGGTCCTATAAAATCAAAATTTCAAACCATACTTAAAGCTGAAAATTTCGGATTTGTTAACCTTTCTATTCCTCATGCCCAAAAAAACATAATTACAACAATTTTTATTTATTATGTGACTATACTCAGAGCAATTGTTAAATCTTTTATCTTTCTTTGTCGTATGAGACCAAAACTTGTAATAGGAATGGGAAGCTTCGGAAGCTTTCCTGCTTGTATATCCGCTTATTTGTTGAAAGTTCCTTTATTCTTACATGAACAAAATATAATCCCCGGTAAAGCTAATAAATTTTTAGCTAAATTTTCACACAAGATATTCCTTGCTTTCCCTGGCTCTTCTTTTTATCCTGCGAAAACTTTAGTGGTGGGAAATCCCGTTGTAAAATGCGAATTGGACTTAGATAAACAAAACTGTTATAAAAAATTCGGGTTGGATACGGACAAGAAAACTCTGCTTATTTTTGGCGGTTCTCAAGGCGCTTTTTCTTTGAATACTTGGGTTGTGAATATATTGCCTCAAATCGCAAATTTTAAAAATTGGCAGGTAATTCATATTGCAGGGGACGCGGATTGCAAAAGAGTTAAGGAAAAATATATTAATTCTAAAATACATTCTGTTGTTTTACCTTTTTTATTTCCGATGGATTGCGCCTATTTGATATCGGATTTGGCAATCGCAAGAGGCGGAGCACTTTCCCTTTGTGAGCTTTCTTTCTGGGGGATTGCGTCTTTGATAGTGCCTTACTCTTATGCTAAAGATAACCATCAGGAACATAACGCTTTCTACTTTCAAAAAAAGGGGGGAGCATATCTCTTAAAAACAACAGACGTCCAAAACGGTCGCATTCCCAAAATTTTACAAGAATTATTAAAAGATTCCGTTCAACTTGAACAGATGGGTAAGAAAATGAAGGGAATAATGCAAAACGATGCTTTAGAAAGAATATGCGAAGAGATATACAAATATATAAAATAG
- the murC gene encoding UDP-N-acetylmuramate--L-alanine ligase: protein MSGIAYILFKKGYKVQGADLQESSYTKRLTELGIKVYIGHKKDNIKDAKEIVYSNAVSCGNEELALAKQKGLEIFPRGQILASLMNSSAGIAICGSHGKTTTSSLISFLFLRAGLEPTFIVGGKVIDLDTNAHVGKSELFIAEADESDGSFLMLSPLFEIITNIEEEHLDYYKNFENLKNAFLKYIHNIKNGGLLIAGGDDEVVKNILMSHKKNIKAQIITYGICPTNLIYASNIHTDNGKTCFEVNFKGKNLGKIKMSLLGIHNVKNALACIAVGLLNGIKFKEIAEILPGFKGVSRRFQIKGRHNGALIVDDYAHHPTEIKAAIQMVEELKPKRTIAIFQPHRYTRTQYFAREFAKALKKVDVPILIPIYAASEKPIPGVTSRLICEHLEKLGTPALHFENKKEVVAYLKKTIQPNDIVLTVGAGDVYKIGEELLGKN, encoded by the coding sequence ATGAGTGGAATTGCGTATATTCTTTTCAAGAAAGGATATAAGGTCCAAGGGGCAGATTTGCAGGAAAGTTCATATACAAAAAGACTTACGGAATTAGGAATAAAAGTTTATATCGGACATAAGAAGGATAATATTAAAGACGCGAAGGAAATAGTTTATTCCAACGCTGTTTCTTGTGGCAACGAAGAACTTGCACTCGCTAAACAAAAAGGATTGGAGATTTTTCCCAGAGGTCAGATATTGGCAAGTCTGATGAACAGTAGCGCAGGGATTGCTATTTGCGGCAGTCATGGCAAAACAACCACATCTTCCCTAATATCTTTTCTATTTTTACGCGCAGGACTTGAGCCCACGTTTATTGTAGGCGGCAAGGTGATAGATTTAGACACGAATGCGCATGTCGGTAAAAGCGAATTATTTATAGCCGAAGCCGATGAATCTGACGGTTCATTTTTAATGTTATCTCCTCTATTTGAAATAATTACCAATATAGAAGAAGAACATCTGGATTATTATAAAAATTTCGAGAATCTCAAAAATGCTTTTTTGAAATATATTCATAATATAAAAAACGGTGGTTTGCTTATAGCAGGAGGAGATGACGAAGTCGTAAAAAATATTTTAATGTCGCATAAGAAAAATATTAAGGCGCAAATTATAACTTATGGCATATGTCCGACTAATTTGATTTATGCGTCCAATATCCATACTGATAACGGTAAAACGTGTTTTGAAGTTAATTTCAAAGGTAAAAATTTAGGCAAAATAAAAATGTCTTTATTGGGGATTCATAATGTAAAAAATGCTCTTGCTTGTATAGCAGTCGGGTTGTTAAACGGAATTAAATTCAAAGAAATAGCAGAAATATTACCAGGATTCAAAGGTGTAAGTCGAAGATTCCAGATAAAAGGCAGACACAATGGTGCCTTAATTGTGGATGATTATGCTCATCATCCTACCGAAATAAAAGCCGCAATCCAAATGGTTGAAGAGTTGAAACCGAAGAGAACAATAGCCATATTTCAGCCGCACCGATATACAAGAACGCAGTATTTTGCCCGCGAATTTGCCAAAGCTTTAAAAAAGGTCGATGTCCCGATTCTTATACCTATTTATGCCGCAAGTGAAAAACCAATACCTGGGGTAACTTCGCGACTTATTTGCGAGCATTTGGAAAAATTAGGGACACCTGCCTTGCATTTTGAAAACAAAAAAGAAGTGGTTGCTTATCTGAAAAAGACAATTCAACCTAATGATATTGTTTTAACCGTAGGCGCAGGAGATGTGTACAAAATAGGTGAGGAATTGTTGGGGAAAAATTGA
- the dprA gene encoding DNA-processing protein DprA has translation MKNIESWLYLNAIQGLGPIKGKALLDRFGSPENIFKATDQELASVGGIGADLIEKIRNKEKWLDLKQEISLIEKLGIEIITFQDSDYPPLLKNISSFPLLLYVKGNFQEQDYKMPIAIVGTRKSTYYGNSITSELAGNLTQAGFTIVSGMARGIDTSAHQSALKQKGRTVAVLGSGLNFIYPRENKKLSEEIAQNGVLVSEFPMNTSPDRFNFPRRNRIISGLSLGVVVVEAGEKSGAIITANLALEQGRDVFAIPGKIDSKYTQGTHRLIQDGAKLVTRWTDITSELMPQIDWQTQEKTEEKPKIKLEEKENKIYNLLSSEPIQIEEIIKETKMSSSEALSVLLSLELKGIVKQLPGKFFAKTK, from the coding sequence ATGAAAAACATTGAAAGCTGGCTTTATCTTAATGCCATTCAAGGTCTTGGACCGATAAAAGGCAAAGCTCTTCTTGACAGGTTTGGTTCGCCGGAAAACATATTTAAAGCAACAGATCAAGAGCTTGCATCTGTTGGGGGAATCGGAGCAGACTTAATAGAAAAAATAAGAAATAAAGAGAAATGGTTAGACCTAAAACAGGAAATTTCCCTGATAGAAAAATTAGGTATTGAAATTATTACTTTTCAAGATTCGGATTATCCCCCTCTTCTTAAAAATATTTCTTCTTTCCCCCTACTCTTATATGTAAAAGGAAATTTTCAAGAGCAAGATTATAAAATGCCCATAGCCATTGTCGGAACAAGAAAATCAACTTATTACGGCAATAGCATAACATCGGAATTAGCAGGCAATTTGACTCAAGCCGGCTTCACTATAGTTAGCGGAATGGCGCGGGGAATAGATACATCAGCACATCAGAGCGCTCTAAAACAAAAAGGAAGAACTGTTGCGGTTTTAGGAAGCGGATTAAATTTTATATATCCGCGCGAAAACAAAAAACTATCCGAAGAAATAGCACAAAACGGGGTTTTGGTTTCGGAATTTCCAATGAATACTTCGCCCGATAGATTTAATTTCCCAAGAAGAAATAGAATAATATCGGGATTATCTTTAGGTGTAGTTGTCGTCGAAGCGGGCGAGAAAAGCGGGGCGATAATCACGGCAAATCTTGCATTAGAACAAGGTAGAGATGTCTTTGCCATACCCGGGAAAATTGATTCTAAATACACTCAAGGAACACATAGACTCATTCAAGACGGAGCTAAACTTGTTACTAGATGGACGGATATTACATCCGAACTCATGCCTCAAATAGATTGGCAGACACAAGAGAAAACAGAAGAAAAACCAAAAATAAAATTGGAAGAAAAAGAAAATAAAATCTATAACTTGCTTTCTTCTGAGCCAATACAGATTGAAGAGATTATCAAAGAAACTAAAATGAGTTCTTCAGAGGCACTGTCTGTGCTATTATCACTGGAACTAAAAGGAATTGTAAAACAATTGCCCGGAAAGTTTTTTGCTAAGACAAAATGA